A DNA window from Vigna angularis cultivar LongXiaoDou No.4 chromosome 1, ASM1680809v1, whole genome shotgun sequence contains the following coding sequences:
- the LOC108337952 gene encoding pentatricopeptide repeat-containing protein At4g19191, mitochondrial, whose protein sequence is MVRHYCGGVTPCINRSWTLFTWNSKIRYLVNQGHAHDALLLFRHMKRTALTPNNSTFPFLLKACATLSHLLNSKIIHAHVLKSRFQSNIYVQTAMVDMYVKCGQLEDAHNVFVEMPVRDIASWNAMLLGFAQSGFLDRLSYLLRQMRLSGIRPDSITVLLLIDAILRVRSLTFLGAVHSFGIRIGIRDDLTVANTLVAGYAKCGDLGSAETVFDEIDAGQRSVVSWNSMIAAYAKFEKYVKAVNCYKVMLDGAFSPDISTILNLLLSCMQPMALFHGLLVHSHGVKLGCDSDVGVVNTLLCMYSKGGDVQSARFLFDCMSDKTCVSWTVMISGYAEKGFMSEALTLFNAMEASGEKPDLVTVLVMISGCGRTGALELGKWVDNYSINKGLKDNVVVCNALIDMYAKCGSFNDAKEVFYGMANRTVVSWTTMITACALNGDVIDALDLFFMMLEMGMEPNHITFLAVLQACAYGGLLESGLECFNMMTQKYGLSPGIEHYSCMVDLLGRKGRLTEALEIIRSMPFKADAGIWSALLSACKLHDKMEMGKYVSEQLFELEPQVAVPYVEMANIYASAEMWDGVADIRRKMKYLRLRKCPGQSIIQVNGKSTVFTVEDREHPETLYIYDMLDGLASHSKKGLLGYAEEIVEGWE, encoded by the coding sequence ATGGTAAGACATTACTGTGGTGGTGTCACTCCATGCATCAACCGTTCATGGACCCTTTTCACTTGGAACTCCAAAATAAGATACCTTGTGAATCAGGGTCATGCCCACGACGCTCTTCTTCTCTTTCGCCACATGAAGCGAACTGCCCTCACACCCAACAACTCCACCTTTCCCTTCCTCTTAAAAGCATGCGCCACGCTCTCCCATCTCCTAAACTCCAAAATCATCCATGCCCACGTCCTCAAATCCCGCTTTCAATCCAACATTTACGTGCAAACTGCAATGGTTGATATGTATGTCAAGTGTGGTCAGTTGGAAGATGCACACAATGTGTTTGTTGAAATGCCCGTCAGGGACATTGCTTCTTGGAATGCAATGCTGTTGGGTTTTGCTCAATCTGGCTTTCTTGATAGGCTGTCTTATCTTCTGCGTCAGATGAGGCTTTCGGGGATTCGTCCTGATTCAATCACTGTTTTGCTACTCATTGACGCCATTTTGCGTGTGAGAAGTCTGACTTTTTTGGGTGCAGTTCATTCCTTTGGGATTCGAATTGGTATTCGTGATGATCTTACCGTGGCTAACACTTTGGTTGCTGGATATGCCAAGTGTGGTGACTTGGGCTCGGCAGAGACAGTGTTTGATGAAATCGACGCTGGTCAAAGGTCTGTTGTGTCCTGGAATTCTATGATCGCAGCATATGCGAAATTTGAAAAGTATGTCAAGGCTGTTAATTGTTACAAAGTGATGCTAGATGGTGCATTTTCCCCAGACATTAGCACAATTCTCAATTTGCTTTTGTCATGCATGCAACCTATGGCACTGTTTCATGGTTTGCTAGTACATTCTCATGGAGTTAAGTTGGGTTGTGATTCTGATGTAGGTGTGGTGAATACTCTTCTTTGTATGTATTCCAAAGGCGGGGATGTTCAATCGGCAAGATTTTTGTTTGATTGCATGTCTGACAAAACCTGTGTATCATGGACTGTTATGATTAGTGGGTACGCTGAGAAAGGATTTATGAGTGAGGCATTGACCCTGTTTAATGCAATGGAAGCTTCTGGTGAGAAACCGGATTTGGTTACTGTGCTTGTTATGATTTCAGGCTGTGGCCGGACGGGGGCGCTCGAACTCGGAAAATGGGTTGACAATTACTCTATCAACAAAGGATTAAAAGATAATGTTGTAGTTTGTAACGCACTAATTGACATGTATGCCAAGTGTGGATCTTTTAATGATGCTAAGGAGGTCTTCTATGGCATGGCTAACAGAACCGTCGTCTCCTGGACAACCATGATTACTGCCTGTGCTTTGAATGGAGATGTTATAGATGCTTTGGAcctattttttatgatgttagAAATGGGGATGGAACCAAATCACATAACATTTCTTGCTGTTCTCCAAGCTTGTGCATATGGAGGTTTACTAGAAAGCGGATTGGAGTGCTTCAACATGATGACACAAAAGTATGGCTTAAGCCCTGGTATAGAACATTATTCTTGTATGGTTGATCTTCTTGGTCGTAAAGGACGTCTCACAGAAGCTTTAGAAATTATTAGAAGTATGCCTTTTAAAGCTGATGCTGGCATATGGAGTGCATTGCTCTCTGCTTGCAAACTTCATGATAAGATGGAGATGGGTAAGTATGTGTCTGAACAGCTATTTGAATTGGAGCCCCAAGTGGCAGTTCCATATGTGGAGATGGCTAACATATATGCATCAGCCGAAATGTGGGATGGGGTTGCAGATATCAGAAGGAAGATGAAATATCTTCGACTGAGGAAATGTCCTGGGCAGAGTATTATTCAAGTGAATGGGAAATCTACTGTATTTACAGTTGAGGATAGGGAACACCCTGAAACCTTGTACATATATGATATGCTAGATGGCTTAGCTTCCCATTCTAAGAAGGGACTGCTAGGTTATGCAGAAGAGATTGTTGAAGGTTGGGAATGA